From Streptomyces sp. NBC_00775, one genomic window encodes:
- a CDS encoding GlsB/YeaQ/YmgE family stress response membrane protein — MGIISWIILGLLAGAIAKFLLPGRDPGGFIGTTLIGVAGAFIGGWISARWLDHPITKQFYDGATWAAAIGGSLVLLVVYRILFGDSRR, encoded by the coding sequence ATGGGCATCATCAGCTGGATCATTCTGGGGCTGCTGGCCGGCGCCATCGCCAAATTCCTGCTGCCGGGACGCGACCCGGGCGGCTTCATCGGAACGACCCTCATCGGCGTCGCCGGCGCGTTCATAGGCGGCTGGATATCAGCCCGCTGGCTGGACCACCCCATCACCAAGCAGTTCTATGACGGAGCCACCTGGGCCGCCGCGATCGGCGGTTCGCTCGTCCTGCTGGTCGTCTACCGCATCCTGTTCGGCGACTCGCGCCGCTGA
- the rpmG gene encoding 50S ribosomal protein L33: MAATDVRPKITLACVECKERNYITKKNRRNDPDRLEMKKHCPRCNAHTAHRETR; encoded by the coding sequence GTGGCTGCCACCGACGTCCGCCCGAAGATCACGCTGGCCTGCGTGGAGTGCAAGGAGCGGAACTACATCACCAAGAAGAACCGGCGTAACGACCCGGACCGACTGGAGATGAAGAAGCACTGCCCGCGTTGCAACGCGCACACCGCGCACCGCGAAACGCGATAA
- a CDS encoding NAD(P)-dependent oxidoreductase encodes MKLTVFGATGGIGQEIVRQALESGHQVTAVVRDPARLTVTGAGLEVFRADLTDPEALRPAVAGRDAVLSGLGARSRKDAGVAARLTRTVLGAMEAEGARRLLVVSASPVGPDPEGSALVDRAMRGVISGILKDVYADLKEMEDELARSATDWTVVRPPRLQNKPVTGTYRTVVGSFPLKGRFIGRADVAHAMLAMIDDAGTVKQGVGVAY; translated from the coding sequence ATGAAACTCACCGTCTTCGGTGCCACAGGCGGCATCGGCCAGGAGATCGTCCGGCAGGCCCTGGAATCGGGCCACCAGGTCACGGCCGTCGTACGGGACCCCGCGCGGCTGACGGTCACGGGCGCGGGCCTGGAGGTGTTCCGTGCCGACCTCACGGACCCGGAGGCGCTGCGCCCGGCGGTCGCGGGAAGGGACGCGGTCCTCTCTGGACTCGGCGCCCGCAGCCGCAAGGACGCCGGGGTCGCGGCCCGGCTGACCCGTACGGTGCTGGGCGCCATGGAGGCGGAGGGCGCGCGGCGGCTGCTGGTGGTGAGCGCGAGTCCGGTCGGCCCCGACCCGGAGGGCTCCGCACTCGTCGACCGTGCCATGCGAGGCGTGATCTCCGGGATCCTGAAGGACGTCTACGCCGACCTGAAGGAGATGGAGGACGAGCTGGCTCGCAGCGCGACCGACTGGACGGTCGTCCGCCCGCCACGCCTCCAGAACAAGCCGGTGACCGGCACGTATCGCACGGTTGTCGGCAGCTTCCCGCTCAAGGGCCGGTTCATCGGCCGCGCCGATGTGGCACACGCGATGCTGGCGATGATCGACGACGCGGGGACGGTGAAGCAGGGGGTGGGCGTGGCCTACTAG
- a CDS encoding YajQ family cyclic di-GMP-binding protein → MADSSFDIVSKVERQEVDNALNQAAKEISQRYDFKNVGASISWSGEKILMEANSEERVKAILDVFETKLIKRGISLKALDAGEPQLSGKEYKIFASIEEGISQENAKKVAKIIRDEGPKGVKAQVQGDELRVSSKSRDDLQAVQALLKGKDFDFALQFVNYR, encoded by the coding sequence ATGGCCGACTCCAGTTTCGACATCGTCTCGAAGGTCGAGCGGCAGGAGGTCGACAACGCCCTCAACCAGGCCGCCAAGGAGATCTCGCAGCGCTACGACTTCAAGAACGTCGGCGCCTCCATCTCCTGGTCCGGCGAGAAGATCCTGATGGAGGCGAACTCCGAGGAGCGGGTGAAGGCCATCCTCGATGTGTTCGAGACCAAGCTGATCAAGCGCGGCATCTCGCTGAAGGCGCTGGACGCCGGTGAGCCCCAGCTCTCCGGCAAGGAGTACAAGATCTTCGCGTCGATCGAGGAGGGCATCTCCCAGGAGAACGCGAAGAAGGTGGCGAAGATCATTCGCGACGAGGGCCCGAAGGGCGTGAAGGCACAGGTGCAGGGCGACGAGCTGCGCGTCAGCTCGAAGAGCCGTGACGACCTGCAGGCCGTGCAGGCCCTGCTCAAGGGCAAGGACTTCGACTTCGCGCTGCAGTTCGTGAACTACCGGTAG
- a CDS encoding MaoC family dehydratase → MTAKISYTDVEVGTELPAQTFSVTRATLVQYAGASGDFNPIHWNEKFAVEVGLPDVIAHGMFTMAEAIRVVTDWVGDPGAVVEYGVRFTKPVVVPNDEKGATVEVSAKVGAKLDDNTVRVDLTATSAGQKVLGMSRAVVRLA, encoded by the coding sequence ATGACCGCGAAGATCTCTTACACGGACGTCGAGGTCGGCACCGAGCTGCCGGCCCAGACGTTTTCCGTGACTCGTGCCACGCTCGTGCAGTACGCCGGTGCCTCCGGGGACTTCAACCCGATCCACTGGAACGAGAAGTTCGCGGTCGAGGTCGGTCTGCCCGACGTCATCGCGCACGGCATGTTCACCATGGCCGAGGCGATCCGCGTCGTCACCGACTGGGTCGGCGACCCGGGCGCGGTCGTCGAGTACGGCGTCCGCTTCACCAAGCCCGTCGTCGTCCCGAACGACGAAAAGGGCGCGACCGTCGAGGTCAGCGCCAAGGTCGGTGCCAAGCTCGACGACAACACCGTTCGCGTCGACCTCACCGCGACCAGCGCGGGTCAGAAGGTCCTGGGCATGTCGCGCGCGGTCGTACGACTGGCGTGA
- a CDS encoding SDR family oxidoreductase, whose translation MRIVIAGGHGQIALRLERLLAARGDEVAGIIRRAEQGDDLRAAGAEPVLCDLESASVEEVAAHLQGADAAVFAAGAGPGSGVARKSTVDRGAAVLFANAAERAGVRRHVVVSSMGADPAHPGDDVFDAYLRAKGEADEYVRGRTGLDWTILRPGSLIDDAGTGLVRLEASTGRGAIPRDDVAAALAELVDTPATAGLTLELISGSTPISVAIKSVAGN comes from the coding sequence ATGCGCATTGTCATCGCTGGAGGTCATGGTCAGATCGCGCTGCGGCTGGAGCGGCTGCTCGCCGCGCGCGGCGACGAGGTCGCGGGGATCATCCGCCGCGCCGAACAGGGCGACGATCTGCGGGCGGCCGGCGCCGAGCCGGTCCTGTGCGATCTGGAGTCGGCCTCGGTGGAGGAGGTCGCCGCGCATCTGCAGGGCGCGGACGCGGCCGTTTTCGCGGCGGGCGCGGGCCCGGGCAGCGGCGTGGCCCGCAAGAGCACGGTGGACCGGGGCGCCGCCGTCCTGTTCGCGAACGCGGCGGAACGCGCGGGCGTACGCCGTCATGTGGTCGTCTCCTCGATGGGCGCGGACCCGGCGCACCCGGGCGACGACGTCTTCGACGCATATCTGCGTGCCAAGGGCGAGGCCGACGAGTACGTTCGCGGCCGTACGGGCCTGGACTGGACGATCCTGCGCCCCGGCAGCCTGATCGACGACGCCGGCACCGGCCTCGTACGCCTGGAGGCGTCCACGGGCCGCGGCGCCATCCCCCGTGACGACGTCGCCGCGGCCCTCGCCGAACTGGTGGACACCCCGGCGACAGCCGGCCTGACCCTGGAACTGATCAGCGGCTCGACGCCGATCTCGGTGGCGATCAAGTCGGTCGCGGGGAACTAG
- a CDS encoding UDP-N-acetylmuramate dehydrogenase yields the protein MQELHDAPLAPLTTFRLGGPATRLITATTDAEVIAAVREADDAGTPLLVIGGGSNLVIGDKGFAGTALRIATSGFALDGTRLELAAGEVWTDAVARTVEAGLAGIECLAGIPGSAGATPIQNVGAYGQEVSSTITEVIAYDRKTRETVTLTNADCAFSYRHSRFKADPERHVVLRVRFELEDAEGLSAPIKYPETARALGVEAGDRVPLAAARETVLKLRSGKGMVLDPEDHDTWSAGSFFTNPILTDEEFAAFHARVKDRLGADAMPPAYPAGDGHTKTSAAWLIDKSGFTKGYGSGPARISTKHTLALTNRGEATTEDLLALAREVVAGVRDAFGITLVNEPVTVGAEL from the coding sequence GTGCAGGAACTCCACGATGCCCCGCTCGCCCCGCTGACCACCTTCCGGCTGGGGGGTCCCGCGACCCGGCTGATCACCGCCACGACCGACGCCGAGGTGATCGCCGCCGTGCGCGAGGCCGACGACGCCGGTACGCCGCTGCTGGTCATCGGCGGTGGATCGAACCTGGTCATCGGCGACAAGGGCTTCGCCGGGACCGCCCTGCGCATCGCGACGAGCGGCTTCGCCCTCGACGGTACGAGGCTGGAGCTGGCGGCGGGCGAGGTGTGGACCGACGCGGTCGCCCGCACCGTCGAGGCCGGGCTCGCGGGCATCGAGTGCCTCGCCGGTATCCCCGGCTCCGCGGGTGCGACGCCGATCCAGAACGTGGGCGCGTACGGTCAGGAAGTGTCGTCGACCATCACCGAGGTGATCGCGTACGACAGGAAGACGCGCGAGACGGTCACGCTGACGAACGCCGACTGTGCGTTCTCGTACCGCCACAGCCGCTTCAAGGCCGACCCCGAGCGCCATGTCGTGTTGCGCGTCCGCTTCGAGCTGGAGGACGCGGAGGGCCTGTCGGCGCCGATCAAGTACCCGGAGACGGCTCGCGCGCTGGGCGTGGAGGCCGGGGACCGGGTGCCGCTGGCCGCCGCCCGCGAGACGGTTCTCAAGCTGCGCTCGGGCAAGGGCATGGTGCTCGACCCCGAGGACCACGACACCTGGTCCGCCGGGTCGTTCTTCACCAACCCGATCCTCACGGACGAGGAGTTCGCCGCGTTCCACGCGCGCGTGAAGGATCGGCTCGGCGCGGACGCCATGCCGCCCGCGTATCCGGCGGGCGACGGCCACACCAAGACCTCCGCGGCCTGGCTGATCGACAAGTCGGGCTTCACCAAGGGCTACGGCAGCGGGCCCGCCCGGATCTCCACCAAGCACACGCTCGCCCTCACCAACCGGGGCGAGGCCACCACCGAGGATCTTCTCGCGCTGGCCCGCGAGGTCGTCGCCGGCGTCCGCGACGCCTTCGGGATCACACTGGTCAACGAGCCGGTGACCGTCGGAGCCGAGCTCTAG
- a CDS encoding TetR/AcrR family transcriptional regulator, producing the protein MVRMSAEERRESVIRAAMSEFARGGYYGTSTEAIAKRVGVSQPYLFRLFPGKKAIFLAAAERCMELTQRTFEEASKGLEGEEALHAMANAYVKVIAEQPEWLLMQMQMYVAVSAAEEAGDHELGEAVRAGWMRLWDTVHVPLGADVDETATFMAYGMLINCLVSMGFPPEHRVWEGLYPSARVTGRLEK; encoded by the coding sequence ATGGTCAGGATGAGCGCAGAAGAGAGGCGCGAGAGCGTCATCCGCGCGGCGATGAGCGAGTTCGCCCGAGGCGGCTACTACGGCACGTCCACCGAGGCGATCGCCAAGCGTGTGGGTGTCTCGCAGCCGTATCTCTTCCGGCTCTTCCCGGGTAAGAAGGCGATCTTCCTCGCGGCGGCGGAGCGCTGCATGGAGCTCACGCAGCGCACCTTCGAGGAGGCCTCCAAGGGGTTGGAGGGCGAGGAGGCCCTGCATGCCATGGCGAACGCGTACGTGAAGGTCATCGCGGAGCAGCCCGAATGGCTGCTCATGCAGATGCAGATGTACGTGGCGGTGTCGGCGGCCGAGGAGGCCGGCGACCACGAACTCGGTGAGGCGGTGCGGGCCGGCTGGATGCGGCTGTGGGACACCGTTCATGTGCCGCTCGGGGCCGATGTGGACGAAACCGCGACGTTCATGGCGTACGGAATGCTCATCAACTGCCTGGTGTCCATGGGGTTTCCGCCCGAGCACCGGGTCTGGGAAGGGCTCTACCCGTCGGCGCGCGTCACGGGCCGGCTGGAGAAGTAG
- a CDS encoding DHA2 family efflux MFS transporter permease subunit: MSQQTAQTTRRGGAVWALVITSVAGFMAALDNLVVTTALPSIRKDLGGALGDLEWTVSAYTLTFAVLLMFGAALGDRFGRRRLFMTGLTVFTGASAAAALAPGINSLIAARAVQGVGAAIMMPLTLTLLTAAVPVAKRGMAYGIWGAVNGLAVASGPLIGGSLTEHVSWQWIFWLNVPLGLAVLPLARLRLAESHGTGAPLDIPGTLLASGGLFGIVYALIRGNIDGWTSGPVLTGLIAGGALLAGFVHHGIHSKNPMLPMRLFRSRAFSAINAASLLMFVGMFGSIFLLSQFLQGVVGYSPTEAGLRMLPWTGMPMIVAPIAGYLSDRIGGRPVVTVGLALQAVGLGWFAVIVSPDVSYAAQLPALIISGIGMALYFAPAANLVMSSVRPSEQGIASGANNALREVGGALGIAILASVFSAQGGYESAQRFVDGLSPALWVGAVLVGVGAVAAALLPRRQLVTETPVAASASAPALETVSH; the protein is encoded by the coding sequence ATGTCACAGCAGACCGCACAGACCACACGTCGCGGGGGAGCCGTCTGGGCCCTCGTCATCACCAGCGTCGCCGGATTCATGGCGGCCCTCGACAACCTCGTCGTCACCACCGCACTGCCCTCCATCCGCAAGGACCTCGGGGGAGCGCTGGGCGACCTGGAATGGACCGTGAGCGCCTACACGCTCACCTTCGCCGTGCTGCTGATGTTCGGCGCGGCTCTGGGTGACCGGTTCGGCCGCCGTCGGCTCTTCATGACCGGACTCACCGTCTTCACCGGCGCGTCCGCCGCCGCGGCCCTGGCGCCGGGCATCAACTCCCTGATCGCGGCCCGTGCGGTCCAGGGCGTCGGCGCGGCCATCATGATGCCGCTCACCCTGACCCTGCTGACCGCCGCGGTCCCGGTCGCCAAGCGTGGGATGGCGTACGGGATATGGGGCGCCGTGAACGGACTCGCGGTCGCCTCCGGACCCCTCATCGGCGGCAGCCTCACCGAGCATGTGTCCTGGCAGTGGATCTTCTGGCTGAACGTCCCGCTGGGCCTGGCCGTGCTGCCGCTCGCCCGGCTGCGGCTCGCCGAGTCGCACGGCACCGGCGCACCGCTGGACATCCCCGGCACCCTGCTCGCCAGCGGCGGTCTCTTCGGCATCGTCTACGCCCTGATCCGCGGCAACATCGACGGCTGGACCAGCGGCCCCGTGCTCACCGGCCTGATCGCGGGCGGTGCGCTCCTCGCCGGCTTCGTCCACCACGGCATCCACAGCAAGAACCCGATGCTGCCGATGCGCCTCTTCCGCAGCCGCGCCTTCTCCGCGATCAACGCCGCGAGCCTGCTGATGTTCGTCGGGATGTTCGGATCGATCTTCCTGCTCAGCCAGTTCCTCCAGGGCGTCGTCGGCTACTCGCCCACCGAGGCGGGTCTGCGGATGCTTCCCTGGACCGGGATGCCGATGATCGTCGCCCCCATCGCCGGATACCTCTCGGACCGGATCGGCGGCCGCCCGGTCGTCACCGTCGGCCTCGCGCTGCAGGCCGTCGGGCTCGGCTGGTTCGCCGTGATCGTGTCGCCCGACGTGTCGTACGCCGCGCAGCTCCCCGCTCTGATCATCAGCGGGATCGGTATGGCGCTGTACTTCGCCCCGGCCGCGAACCTCGTGATGTCCAGCGTCCGCCCGTCCGAGCAGGGCATCGCCTCCGGCGCCAACAACGCCCTCCGCGAGGTCGGCGGCGCCCTCGGCATCGCGATCCTGGCCTCGGTCTTCTCGGCCCAGGGCGGCTACGAGTCCGCACAGCGCTTCGTGGACGGGCTCTCGCCGGCGCTGTGGGTGGGTGCGGTGCTGGTCGGCGTGGGAGCGGTGGCCGCGGCGCTGCTGCCCCGGCGGCAGCTGGTGACCGAGACGCCGGTGGCTGCCTCGGCCTCGGCGCCCGCTCTCGAAACCGTCTCCCACTGA
- a CDS encoding PhzF family phenazine biosynthesis protein, with the protein MSAHELPLAQGLPVAIVDACLRNGGGGSPTAVLDETALSDEQRRLVPVLAGTSHAVFVSPSGAQHSGAAVSLRFFTSEGELPACGHGTVAALAFLAARAGGEEYRTLLNASGRVFEGWSLRDGTRDGTPETPEGTSQGASVNAAFEPGPVDLREPTETECGAVLTALGITRDTLAPGAAVASVGRPRLLVPLTTRSALAALTPDSGALRAACDRLGLLGCYVYSVPEPTGRAAARMFAPSIGVPEDIANANSTACLAAHLAGRGITRIAVDMGDSLGSPATITATAQPGPAGPVIHLGGAARLTRVVRLNHQ; encoded by the coding sequence ATGAGTGCGCATGAACTGCCCCTCGCCCAGGGACTGCCCGTCGCGATCGTGGACGCATGTCTGCGGAACGGCGGCGGCGGGAGCCCGACGGCGGTGCTGGACGAGACGGCGCTCAGCGATGAGCAGCGTCGTCTCGTGCCCGTGCTGGCCGGGACATCGCATGCGGTCTTCGTCTCCCCGTCCGGCGCCCAGCACAGCGGTGCGGCGGTTTCCCTGCGCTTCTTCACCTCCGAGGGAGAGCTGCCGGCCTGCGGCCATGGAACGGTCGCCGCCCTGGCCTTTCTCGCCGCACGAGCCGGAGGCGAGGAGTACCGGACCCTTCTGAACGCCTCGGGACGCGTCTTCGAGGGCTGGTCCCTGCGCGACGGGACACGCGACGGGACACCCGAGACCCCTGAGGGGACGTCTCAGGGGGCATCGGTGAACGCGGCCTTCGAACCGGGCCCCGTGGATCTGCGGGAGCCCACGGAGACCGAGTGCGGGGCCGTGCTCACCGCTCTCGGAATCACCCGGGACACGCTGGCGCCCGGTGCCGCCGTCGCCTCGGTGGGACGGCCGCGTCTGCTGGTGCCCCTGACCACCCGGTCCGCCCTCGCCGCGCTCACCCCGGACTCCGGTGCTCTCCGCGCCGCCTGTGACCGGCTGGGCCTCCTCGGCTGCTACGTCTACTCCGTGCCGGAGCCCACGGGCCGCGCGGCCGCCCGTATGTTCGCCCCGTCGATCGGCGTCCCCGAGGACATCGCCAACGCCAACAGCACCGCCTGCCTCGCCGCCCATCTGGCCGGTCGGGGCATCACCCGTATCGCCGTGGACATGGGCGACTCGCTGGGCAGCCCGGCCACGATCACCGCCACGGCACAGCCCGGCCCAGCGGGGCCGGTGATCCACCTGGGCGGCGCCGCGAGACTCACCCGGGTGGTCCGGCTGAATCATCAGTAA
- a CDS encoding MaoC family dehydratase N-terminal domain-containing protein gives MALDQSFVGRSYPPTDPYEVGREKIREFAEAVGDSNPAYTDPEAAKALGHPDVIAPPTFVFAITFKAAGQVVQDPQLGLDYNRVVHGDQKFAYTRPVRAGDRLTVTSTIESIKSLAGNDILDIRGEVHDEAGEHVVTAVTKLVARAAEVG, from the coding sequence ATGGCGCTCGACCAGTCCTTCGTGGGGCGGTCCTACCCGCCCACCGACCCCTATGAGGTCGGCCGGGAGAAGATCCGCGAGTTCGCGGAGGCCGTCGGGGACAGTAACCCTGCGTACACGGACCCGGAGGCCGCCAAGGCGCTCGGCCACCCCGATGTGATCGCCCCGCCGACTTTTGTGTTCGCGATCACGTTCAAGGCCGCGGGCCAGGTCGTCCAGGACCCGCAACTGGGCCTCGACTACAACCGCGTGGTGCACGGCGACCAGAAGTTCGCCTACACCCGCCCGGTGCGCGCGGGCGACCGGCTCACGGTCACCTCGACCATCGAGTCGATCAAGTCCCTGGCGGGCAACGACATCCTGGACATCCGTGGCGAGGTTCACGACGAGGCGGGCGAGCATGTCGTCACGGCCGTCACCAAGCTCGTGGCGCGCGCGGCGGAGGTGGGCTGA
- a CDS encoding APC family permease, with protein MTQSESELRRTLGVGDAVVIGLGSMIGAGIFAALAPAARAAGSGLLLGLAVAAVVAYCNAMASARLAALYPASGGTYVYGRERLGAFWGYLAGWSFVVGKTASCAAMALTVGAYVWPEQAQAVAVAAVVALTAVNYGGVQKSAWLTRAIVAVVLAVLASVVVVCLGSGASDAGRLDIGLSAGAGGVLQAAGLLFFAFAGYARIATLGEEVRDPARTIPRAIPLALGLALVVYAAVAVAVLSVLGSGGLGQASAPLADAVRAAGAPGLVPVVRVGAAVAALGSLLALILGVSRTTLAMARDHHLPGALAAVHPRFQVPHRAELAVGAVVAVLAATVDVRGAIGFSSFGVLAYYAVANASAWTLSSAPAARVVPVVGLVGCVTLAFALPVVSVVVGTAVLVVGAAAYGARRWVASR; from the coding sequence ATGACACAGTCCGAATCCGAGTTGCGGCGCACCCTGGGCGTCGGGGACGCCGTGGTCATCGGGCTCGGTTCGATGATCGGTGCCGGGATCTTCGCGGCGCTGGCCCCCGCGGCGCGGGCGGCCGGATCCGGTCTGCTGCTCGGCCTCGCGGTCGCCGCCGTGGTGGCCTACTGCAACGCGATGGCCTCGGCGCGGCTGGCGGCCCTGTATCCCGCCTCCGGTGGCACGTATGTGTACGGGCGGGAGCGACTCGGGGCCTTCTGGGGGTATCTGGCGGGCTGGTCGTTCGTCGTCGGCAAGACAGCCTCCTGTGCGGCGATGGCGCTCACCGTGGGCGCGTACGTCTGGCCGGAGCAAGCGCAAGCGGTGGCGGTCGCGGCCGTGGTGGCCCTGACCGCAGTGAACTACGGCGGCGTACAGAAGTCGGCCTGGCTGACGCGGGCGATCGTGGCGGTGGTCCTGGCGGTCCTCGCTTCCGTGGTGGTCGTGTGCCTCGGCTCGGGCGCCTCAGACGCCGGGCGGCTGGACATCGGGCTCTCCGCCGGCGCGGGCGGGGTGCTTCAGGCGGCGGGGCTGCTGTTCTTCGCGTTCGCCGGATACGCGCGGATCGCGACGCTCGGTGAGGAGGTACGGGATCCGGCGCGCACCATCCCGCGCGCGATCCCCTTGGCTCTGGGCCTCGCGCTCGTGGTGTACGCGGCGGTCGCGGTGGCTGTCCTTTCCGTGCTCGGGTCGGGTGGGCTCGGGCAGGCCTCGGCGCCGCTGGCCGACGCGGTGCGGGCGGCCGGTGCGCCGGGGCTCGTGCCGGTGGTTCGGGTGGGGGCCGCCGTGGCCGCGCTCGGCTCGCTGCTCGCCCTGATCCTGGGCGTCTCGCGGACGACGCTGGCCATGGCTCGTGACCATCATCTGCCGGGCGCCCTGGCCGCCGTACATCCGCGCTTCCAAGTGCCGCACCGGGCAGAACTGGCCGTGGGCGCGGTGGTCGCCGTGCTGGCCGCGACGGTGGATGTGCGGGGCGCGATCGGGTTCTCCTCCTTCGGTGTGCTGGCGTACTACGCGGTGGCCAACGCGTCTGCCTGGACGCTGAGTTCGGCTCCGGCTGCGCGGGTGGTGCCGGTGGTCGGACTCGTCGGGTGCGTGACGCTGGCGTTCGCGCTGCCGGTGGTTTCCGTGGTCGTGGGCACGGCTGTGCTGGTGGTCGGGGCCGCGGCGTATGGCGCACGACGGTGGGTGGCTTCGCGGTAG
- a CDS encoding DUF3291 domain-containing protein codes for MPTLPWTVPNTPPLHAEVHVMASRFETRTFWGALRFLVRTPGVWRQVGKAPGAYGASLKAAPLRRTFWTLSAWESPAALKQFARSGAHAPSAGGLRTQMKDATFLTWTASADELPLDWAQVLRRFD; via the coding sequence ATGCCTACTCTGCCCTGGACCGTGCCGAACACGCCGCCGCTCCACGCCGAGGTGCACGTCATGGCCTCCCGGTTCGAGACCCGCACCTTCTGGGGAGCGCTCCGGTTCCTCGTACGGACGCCGGGCGTGTGGCGCCAGGTCGGCAAGGCGCCCGGCGCGTACGGCGCCTCCCTGAAGGCGGCGCCCCTGCGGCGGACCTTCTGGACCCTGTCCGCCTGGGAGTCGCCCGCGGCGCTCAAGCAGTTCGCACGCTCCGGCGCGCACGCCCCGTCCGCGGGCGGCCTCCGGACCCAGATGAAGGACGCGACCTTCCTCACGTGGACGGCGTCCGCCGACGAACTGCCCCTTGACTGGGCGCAGGTGCTGCGGCGCTTCGACTGA
- a CDS encoding amidohydrolase family protein, with the protein MPDSQPQPPHSRSGQTDTATLLLCGARLTDGRTVDVRLGGRRIEAVGTAGSLTRGAHGALAAKVDLDGYLLLPAPAEPHAHSDTALTAEGDGPLAYDAQEVQRRATEAALLQLGHGATALRSHVHVGDVQGLDALAAVLQVRRSLRGLAELTAVAMPRVLTGVAGADGLAMLRDAVKMGASVVGGCPDADPDPTGYVEAILELASEHGCPVDLHTDGADPARLARLAAMAGGLRPGVTLGPCGGLGRLPSETASRAADQLAAAGVTVVCLPQGGCGAVERRGTAPVRLLRAAGVRVAAGSGALRDVSNPVGRGDPLEAAYLLASRYGLRPTDAYDAVSCGARAALGLPEVRVEAGFPAELLAVRGDRLAGALSLAYSRIVVHRGRVVARTSAVREYCNSAAAAGMELPRQGRGEPS; encoded by the coding sequence ATGCCCGACAGTCAGCCGCAGCCACCCCACTCCCGTTCGGGACAGACCGACACGGCCACGCTCCTGTTGTGCGGGGCGCGGCTCACCGACGGCCGGACCGTGGACGTGCGGCTGGGCGGCAGACGGATCGAGGCGGTCGGCACCGCCGGGAGCCTGACGAGAGGCGCCCACGGGGCCCTCGCGGCGAAGGTGGACCTCGACGGCTACCTCCTCCTGCCGGCCCCGGCCGAGCCCCACGCCCACAGCGACACGGCCCTGACGGCCGAGGGCGACGGCCCCCTCGCGTACGACGCCCAGGAGGTCCAGCGCCGGGCCACCGAGGCCGCGCTGCTGCAACTCGGGCACGGCGCGACGGCACTGCGCTCGCACGTGCACGTCGGCGACGTACAGGGGCTCGACGCGCTGGCGGCGGTGCTCCAGGTGCGCCGTTCGCTGCGCGGGCTCGCCGAGTTGACGGCGGTGGCGATGCCTCGGGTGCTGACCGGGGTGGCCGGGGCCGACGGACTGGCCATGCTGCGGGACGCCGTGAAGATGGGCGCCTCCGTGGTGGGCGGCTGCCCGGACGCCGACCCCGATCCGACGGGGTACGTGGAGGCGATCCTGGAGCTCGCCTCCGAGCACGGCTGCCCGGTCGACCTGCACACGGACGGCGCGGACCCCGCCCGGCTCGCCCGGCTCGCGGCGATGGCCGGCGGGCTGCGCCCCGGGGTGACGCTCGGCCCGTGCGGCGGGCTCGGTCGGCTGCCCTCGGAGACGGCCTCCCGGGCAGCCGACCAGCTCGCCGCGGCGGGCGTGACCGTGGTGTGCCTGCCGCAGGGCGGCTGCGGGGCCGTGGAACGGCGCGGGACCGCTCCCGTACGGCTGTTGCGGGCGGCCGGGGTACGGGTCGCGGCGGGCAGCGGCGCCCTGCGCGACGTATCGAACCCGGTGGGGCGCGGCGACCCGCTGGAGGCCGCGTATCTGCTGGCCTCGCGGTACGGGCTGCGGCCCACGGACGCCTACGACGCGGTGAGTTGTGGCGCCCGGGCCGCGCTCGGACTGCCCGAGGTGCGCGTGGAGGCTGGATTTCCGGCCGAGTTGCTCGCCGTGCGCGGGGATCGGCTCGCGGGGGCGCTGTCGTTGGCGTACAGCCGGATCGTGGTGCACCGGGGGCGCGTGGTGGCGCGGACCAGCGCGGTGCGGGAGTACTGCAACTCGGCGGCCGCTGCGGGGATGGAGTTGCCTCGGCAGGGGCGGGGAGAACCGTCGTAG